The Vidua macroura isolate BioBank_ID:100142 chromosome 4, ASM2450914v1, whole genome shotgun sequence genome window below encodes:
- the SH3BP2 gene encoding SH3 domain-binding protein 2 isoform X2: protein MMASQEQVWPVPMKAIGAQNLLTMPGGVTKSGYLHKKGGTQLQILKWPLRFVIIHEGCMYYFKSSTSASPQGAFSLKGYNRVMRAAEETTSSNVFPFKLVHISKKHRTWFFSASSEDERKNWMLSLRREIGHYHEKKEIITEFSDSGSDADSFYGSVERPIDIKYSHHSADNEDYDQEEEEESYLQPDTSDIVKDDMVLPPAYPPPPVPHVRKSPYSEARAHSYSGKPTAPIPPPPPKRSLPEIKLEPPPVPPLPVFKKPASGKESHPLPPEPLPPAQVLAPPEACEKLKSLNLSPRTPPPLPGNKPKLSQLAEKLAEPKVPREHGKPGPFVPPVLPKPPVPSHQPPAVKPRTEKSLCPQLQRSPPDGQSFRSFSFEKPALPSKPSQPDDDSDDDYEKVGLPVSIFLNTSESFEVERIFKASSPQGQPQNGLYCIRNSSTKPGKVLVVWDEPAGKVRNYRVFEKDGKFYLDSDILFLNMGSLVEYYSTHVLPSHDSLILRCPYGYSKPR, encoded by the exons GAAGT GGCCACTGAGATTTGTTATTATCCACGAGGGATGTATGTACTATTTTAAGAGCAGCACATCTGCATCTCCCCAGGGTGCATTTTCTTTGAAAGGTTACAACAG GGTTATGAGGGCAGCTGAGGAGACAACATCAAGCAATGTGTTTCCTTTCAAGTTAGTTCACATAAGCAAGAAGCATAGGACgtggtttttttcagcttcttctgAAGATGAAAGAAAG aatTGGATGCTATCCTTGAGAAGGGAAATTGGTCACTAccatgagaagaaagaaataataacagAATTTAG tgaCTCTGGTTCTGATGCAGACAGTTTCTATGGCTCAGTAGAACGTCCCATTGACATCAAGTATTCCCACCATTCAGCAGATAATGAAG ATTATGAccaagaggaagaggaggagtcTTATTTGCAGCCGGATACTTCTGACATAGTGAAAGATG aTATGGTCCTGCCCCCTGCGTACCCACCTCCGCCCGTTCCTCACGTCAGGAAATCTCCCTACTCAGAAGCAAGGGCACATTCCTACTCTGGCAAACCAACTGCACCAATACCACCACCACCTCCTAAGAGGAGCTTACCTGAAATCAAACTAGAGccaccccctgtgcccccttTACCTGTGTTCAAAAAGCCTGCAAGTGGCAAAGAGTCTCACCCGCTGCCTCCAGAGCCTCTGCCTCCAGCCCAAGTCCTTGCTCCTCCAGAAGCATGTGAGAAGCTAAAAAGCTTAAACCTTTCCCCACGgactcctcctcctctgccaggcAATAAACCCAAGTTGTCACAGCTTGCTGAAAAGCTAGCAGAGCCCAAAGTGCCAAGGGAACATGGTAAACCTGGACCGTTTGTGCCACCAGTGCTCCCAAAGCCACCTGTGCCAAGCCACCAGCCCCCTGCAGTCAAGCCCAGAACAGAGAAATCTTTATGTCCCCAGTTACA GAGATCACCACCAGATGGACAGAGTTTTAGaagtttttcatttgaaaaaccAGCACTACCCTCTAAGCCAAGCCAACCTGATGATGACTCTGATGATGATTATGAAAAA GTTGGGCTGCCTGTTTCAATATTTCTTAATACCTCTGAATCCTTCGAAGTTGAAAG GATATTTAAAGCTAGTAGCCCACAAGGACAACCACAAAATGGATTGTACTGTATTAGGAACTCATCTACTAAGCCTGGAAAG gtATTGGTTGTATGGGATGAACCTGCAGGAAAAGTGAGAAACTACAGAGTCTTTGAAAAG GATGGCAAGTTTTACCTGGATTCAGACATCCTATTTTTGAACATGGGAAGTTTGGTGGAATACTACAGCACTCATGTCTTACCCAGTCATGACAGCCTGATTCTCAGGTGTCCTTATGGTTACTCTAAGCCAAGGTGA
- the SH3BP2 gene encoding SH3 domain-binding protein 2 isoform X3, which produces MYYFKSSTSASPQGAFSLKGYNRVMRAAEETTSSNVFPFKLVHISKKHRTWFFSASSEDERKNWMLSLRREIGHYHEKKEIITEFSDSGSDADSFYGSVERPIDIKYSHHSADNEDYDQEEEEESYLQPDTSDIVKDDMVLPPAYPPPPVPHVRKSPYSEARAHSYSGKPTAPIPPPPPKRSLPEIKLEPPPVPPLPVFKKPASGKESHPLPPEPLPPAQVLAPPEACEKLKSLNLSPRTPPPLPGNKPKLSQLAEKLAEPKVPREHGKPGPFVPPVLPKPPVPSHQPPAVKPRTEKSLCPQLQRSPPDGQSFRSFSFEKPALPSKPSQPDDDSDDDYEKVGLPVSIFLNTSESFEVERIFKASSPQGQPQNGLYCIRNSSTKPGKVLVVWDEPAGKVRNYRVFEKDGKFYLDSDILFLNMGSLVEYYSTHVLPSHDSLILRCPYGYSKPR; this is translated from the exons ATGTACTATTTTAAGAGCAGCACATCTGCATCTCCCCAGGGTGCATTTTCTTTGAAAGGTTACAACAG GGTTATGAGGGCAGCTGAGGAGACAACATCAAGCAATGTGTTTCCTTTCAAGTTAGTTCACATAAGCAAGAAGCATAGGACgtggtttttttcagcttcttctgAAGATGAAAGAAAG aatTGGATGCTATCCTTGAGAAGGGAAATTGGTCACTAccatgagaagaaagaaataataacagAATTTAG tgaCTCTGGTTCTGATGCAGACAGTTTCTATGGCTCAGTAGAACGTCCCATTGACATCAAGTATTCCCACCATTCAGCAGATAATGAAG ATTATGAccaagaggaagaggaggagtcTTATTTGCAGCCGGATACTTCTGACATAGTGAAAGATG aTATGGTCCTGCCCCCTGCGTACCCACCTCCGCCCGTTCCTCACGTCAGGAAATCTCCCTACTCAGAAGCAAGGGCACATTCCTACTCTGGCAAACCAACTGCACCAATACCACCACCACCTCCTAAGAGGAGCTTACCTGAAATCAAACTAGAGccaccccctgtgcccccttTACCTGTGTTCAAAAAGCCTGCAAGTGGCAAAGAGTCTCACCCGCTGCCTCCAGAGCCTCTGCCTCCAGCCCAAGTCCTTGCTCCTCCAGAAGCATGTGAGAAGCTAAAAAGCTTAAACCTTTCCCCACGgactcctcctcctctgccaggcAATAAACCCAAGTTGTCACAGCTTGCTGAAAAGCTAGCAGAGCCCAAAGTGCCAAGGGAACATGGTAAACCTGGACCGTTTGTGCCACCAGTGCTCCCAAAGCCACCTGTGCCAAGCCACCAGCCCCCTGCAGTCAAGCCCAGAACAGAGAAATCTTTATGTCCCCAGTTACA GAGATCACCACCAGATGGACAGAGTTTTAGaagtttttcatttgaaaaaccAGCACTACCCTCTAAGCCAAGCCAACCTGATGATGACTCTGATGATGATTATGAAAAA GTTGGGCTGCCTGTTTCAATATTTCTTAATACCTCTGAATCCTTCGAAGTTGAAAG GATATTTAAAGCTAGTAGCCCACAAGGACAACCACAAAATGGATTGTACTGTATTAGGAACTCATCTACTAAGCCTGGAAAG gtATTGGTTGTATGGGATGAACCTGCAGGAAAAGTGAGAAACTACAGAGTCTTTGAAAAG GATGGCAAGTTTTACCTGGATTCAGACATCCTATTTTTGAACATGGGAAGTTTGGTGGAATACTACAGCACTCATGTCTTACCCAGTCATGACAGCCTGATTCTCAGGTGTCCTTATGGTTACTCTAAGCCAAGGTGA